Proteins co-encoded in one Oncorhynchus kisutch isolate 150728-3 linkage group LG1, Okis_V2, whole genome shotgun sequence genomic window:
- the LOC109875960 gene encoding uncharacterized protein LOC109875960 — protein MNLFTQQTVILWLCVAVTLTTELVKLSTVDSLIVPCHQSLTLQCRISTFQEGLSINHLAWVGQDGKCLCDVNATGVMGTHPGNTPSAMECSYTPQTQLTLTLLQVQPLEQGKYLCKLRSNQGVKEVTTTVKLQECYREAQSSVSDEGPTCTFTEVYPDGEVHWFQGHNNVTGDPKIKTKQVKDGTFFTITSSLNRKTISGEGAYNCSLWIPSTGAYLTSNLVPEHGEARVEEPNANGAGAIGPVWKTFLVLLSTLFLV, from the exons ATGAACCTATTCACCCAGCAAACTGTGATACTTTGGCTCTGTGTTGCTGTCACGCTCACGACAG AGCTGGTGAAGCTAAGCACTGTTGACTCTCTGATTGTGCCATGTCACCAGAGTCTTACCCTCCAATGCAGAATCTCCACCTTCCAGGAGGGGCTGTCAATAAATCATCTGGCCTGGGTCGGGCAGGACGGGAAGTGCCTGTGTGATGTTAACGCGACTGGAGTGATGGGGACCCACCCAGGGAACACACCTAGTGCCATGGAGTGTAGTTATACCCCACAGACACAGctgaccctgactctgctgcaggTACAGCCACTGGAGCAGGGAAAGTACTTGTGCAAGCTGCGCTCCAATCAAGGAGTAAAGGAGGTCACCACAACGGTGAAGCTGCAAG AGTGCTACAGGGAGGCCCAGTCCAGCGTCAGTGATGAGGGCCCAACCTGCACCTTCACTGAGGTCTACCCTGACGGAGAGGTGCACTGGTTCCAGGGACACAACAATGTGACTGGGGACCCTAAAATCAAAACTAAACAAGTGAAGGATGGAACATTTTTTACAATAACTAGTTCTCTGAATAGAAAGACCATCTCTGGGGAAGGGGCCTACAACTGCTCCCTGTGGATCCCCAGTACCGGAGCCTACCTGACCAGCAACTTGGTACCAGAGCATGGTGAAGCCAGGGTTGAGGAGCCCAATGCCAACGGGGCAGGGGCCATTGGTCCTGTGTGGAAAACCTTTCTAGTCCTCCTGAGTACTCTCTTCCTGGTGTGA